In Nitrospirota bacterium, a single window of DNA contains:
- the pgm gene encoding phosphoglucomutase (alpha-D-glucose-1,6-bisphosphate-dependent): protein MAHHPHAGQPAPASMLVNIPRLITAYYTEKPDANVREQRVTFGTSGHRGTSFKRSFNEVHIIAVAQAIYEYRKMENISGPLYLGMDTHALSEPAFASVLEVLAANGVEVMVDQDGGYTPTPVISHAILTYNRGKSSGLSDGIVITPSHNPPEDGGIKYNPPHGGPADTAVTKWIEDRANALMKVDLHGVARLPYARARRAATTKPHNYLGTFIDDLAQIIDMEMLRSSGLKLGIDPLGGSGVAYWQPIAERYGLHIEIVNPAIDPTFRFMPLDWDGKIRMDCSSPFAMANLISLKDRFDVAFGNDADNDRHGIVTRSAGLMNPNHYLAVSISYLFTSRPGWKTDAAIGKTLVSSSLIDRVAAKLGRTLIEVPVGFKWFVKGLLDGSLGFGGEESAGASFLRRDGTVWSTDKDGIIMNLLAAEMMAKTGRDPGELYRELTKELGEPLYARIDAAATPVQKTILSKLSPDQVQAVELAGDKIIAKLSTAPGNGAAIGGLKVVTEQGWFAARPSGTEDVYKLYAESFRGNAHLTRIQEEAQALITQALASAT, encoded by the coding sequence GTGGCTCATCATCCTCACGCAGGCCAGCCAGCACCGGCATCAATGCTCGTCAATATCCCTCGCCTAATCACGGCCTACTATACGGAAAAGCCCGATGCAAACGTGCGCGAGCAGCGCGTCACATTTGGGACCTCAGGGCATCGAGGAACATCTTTCAAGCGATCTTTTAACGAAGTCCATATTATCGCAGTCGCACAGGCTATTTACGAATATCGCAAGATGGAGAACATCAGCGGCCCACTCTATCTGGGGATGGATACACACGCATTATCGGAGCCAGCCTTTGCAAGCGTCCTAGAGGTGCTGGCGGCCAATGGCGTCGAGGTCATGGTGGACCAGGATGGCGGCTACACGCCAACCCCGGTCATCTCTCACGCCATCCTCACCTACAATCGAGGCAAAAGCTCAGGATTATCCGATGGCATCGTCATCACTCCCTCGCACAATCCACCGGAGGATGGCGGGATCAAATACAATCCGCCACATGGTGGCCCGGCCGACACCGCGGTGACGAAGTGGATAGAGGACCGTGCCAACGCCCTGATGAAGGTCGACCTCCATGGAGTAGCCCGCCTCCCCTATGCCCGAGCCAGACGAGCGGCGACGACCAAGCCCCATAATTATCTCGGCACCTTCATCGATGACCTCGCACAGATTATCGACATGGAGATGCTTCGATCATCCGGGTTGAAGCTTGGCATCGACCCGCTGGGCGGATCCGGCGTAGCCTACTGGCAGCCGATCGCAGAGCGGTATGGCTTACACATTGAGATTGTCAATCCCGCCATCGATCCCACCTTCCGGTTCATGCCGCTCGATTGGGACGGCAAGATTCGGATGGACTGTTCCTCGCCTTTTGCGATGGCGAACCTCATCTCGCTGAAAGATCGGTTCGATGTCGCCTTTGGCAACGATGCAGACAACGACCGGCATGGCATCGTCACCCGCTCTGCCGGCCTGATGAACCCCAACCATTATCTGGCGGTCTCAATCTCCTATCTTTTTACGAGCCGTCCCGGCTGGAAGACCGATGCCGCGATTGGGAAGACGTTGGTAAGCAGCAGTCTGATCGATCGTGTTGCTGCCAAACTCGGACGCACACTCATTGAAGTGCCGGTCGGCTTCAAATGGTTCGTGAAGGGATTGTTAGACGGCTCGCTCGGCTTTGGCGGAGAAGAAAGCGCGGGGGCGTCATTCCTCCGTCGCGATGGCACGGTCTGGTCGACGGACAAAGACGGCATCATCATGAACCTGTTGGCCGCAGAGATGATGGCGAAAACCGGCCGCGATCCCGGTGAACTGTATCGAGAACTGACCAAAGAACTCGGAGAACCCCTGTACGCGCGAATCGATGCGGCCGCCACGCCTGTACAGAAAACGATCCTCTCGAAACTTTCGCCGGACCAGGTCCAGGCTGTTGAATTGGCCGGTGACAAAATCATAGCCAAACTGTCGACAGCCCCTGGCAATGGTGCCGCAATTGGTGGACTGAAAGTCGTCACCGAACAAGGCTGGTTTGCGGCTCGCCCGTCCGGCACCGAAGACGTCTATAAGCTCTACGCTGAAAGTTTTCGAGGGAACGCACATCTCACGCGGATTCAGGAAGAGGCCCAGGCCCTGATTACACAGGCACTGGCATCTGCCACGTAA
- a CDS encoding DsbA family protein yields the protein MIQRSAGFPLRGSASTVCVFTVMLLGASRSFAEPTTSADPASNQALEQVIEQYIRTHPEVIEQSLQALDTKRQEDERQRSKMALVTRQSDLLQDPSSPVSGNPAGEVTLVEFFDYRCGYCKRVAAAVTQLQKDDARVKVVYKDLPILGETSELAAKAALASKAQGKHQVFHEALLAANGDITKDSILSIAGEVGLDATRLEIDMAHPEWQTVIDRNRALARDLGINGTPGFIVGTELVPGALDLNGLKDLVARARPQ from the coding sequence ATGATCCAACGGTCTGCGGGTTTCCCATTGCGAGGCAGTGCATCAACCGTGTGCGTCTTTACCGTGATGCTCCTCGGAGCATCGCGTTCGTTTGCTGAACCGACAACTTCTGCTGATCCCGCCTCGAATCAGGCCCTCGAACAAGTGATCGAGCAGTACATCCGCACACACCCGGAAGTCATCGAGCAGTCGCTTCAAGCCTTAGACACCAAGCGGCAGGAAGACGAACGACAGCGTTCGAAGATGGCCCTCGTAACAAGGCAGAGCGACTTGTTGCAGGATCCCTCGTCGCCAGTCAGCGGCAATCCAGCAGGGGAGGTGACCCTGGTTGAGTTTTTCGACTACCGCTGCGGCTATTGCAAACGCGTGGCCGCCGCCGTGACGCAATTGCAAAAAGACGATGCGCGAGTAAAGGTCGTTTACAAAGACCTGCCGATACTTGGCGAAACCTCTGAACTCGCAGCAAAAGCGGCACTCGCCTCGAAGGCACAAGGCAAACATCAGGTCTTTCATGAAGCGCTCTTGGCAGCCAACGGCGACATCACGAAAGATTCGATCCTGTCGATCGCCGGAGAGGTCGGCTTGGATGCAACACGTCTCGAAATTGATATGGCACATCCCGAATGGCAGACGGTCATCGATCGCAACCGTGCGTTGGCAAGAGACCTCGGTATCAATGGTACGCCGGGCTTCATTGTCGGTACGGAACTCGTGCCTGGGGCGCTGGACCTGAACGGATTAAAAGACCTCGTCGCACGCGCACGACCACAGTAG
- a CDS encoding VCBS repeat-containing protein, whose translation MKRQSVRSSRKRVILALSTGLLFIGLSSWAGSAPIITLQQSVHFPSSDGSDVTVDAGTYEVDTLVGSRLRLNAKGGTPLFLDARATTHSEMIEAPLAVTVSGDDPDVVHVVLVLPNGQALDAAGSISGARPRGTEYPLASSAQIQFVVTQKTPPTQPPVPYGVEKGRVLQGLVSPQLGDLQLYTQPQPPTFTVISYGGKCLDFGAPPQIAGAPVFIYTCNGTIAQHVVVQEINARHEVILRAGTKVIGVKLSAPPAVLSRAVDPIVRDHRGAPPLSSPPPPPSLVLPNTGAILQGQRSNAQLAAPPFVMMTPVAEPSMAGNLLLELQDDVSRQGGRMEVTALSGSASGQIFVLDGDSIILAADRTRVVKVLNNRGTNRTPLVLGSRNLADNEFWTVVATDKSNRKPTSGFVRVPQEMNFGRALEQAHWGTVIEIASGTSIELRDYPNPYNPALDYAHVHIGGGITIRGDRRGTLLGPELSMRNVTKGAMIAIEGPDVRITGLRLRGPSRDTDIDQTPVWGIGTEQDHLQARVIIDHNDISDWPGAAMTVSGAAEPGICTDMGDPRGSRPNNLRVARNFIHHNQKQEAGYGVRAEMNSFPLIEGNTFVSNRHAIKASGWGCTSYLAWNNLVLWAAPTQTKVLVARWTAHDFDVHGTGGNGFGGRAGQYFEIAGNTFLGTQYKHENFDLRGEPNYRVEFHHNVSLRSREDAVVCSDCGAKNKFFVYDNNQFNTNPNPTTRLGVGDFDGDGTDDVFLATGSAWYYAPAGNAEWRFLNAQTDGIGTLLFGDFDGDGRTDVFTQHGREWLVSWGGASLWEKINESNPALSEFRVGDFIGDKRADIFYADGQRWWISDGGVGPFVNTQDSSKRTADLGFGDFNGDGKTDVVGVESGKWKVSLNATGPWDGFPLRSALTKTMAGLIIADFNGNGRADVATAYGKSISYDGRRDWTDLPSRPGMFAAVGRFDANPGVDILFYSANGNYLGIQSSGVGAAVRHSRQDMR comes from the coding sequence ATGAAGAGACAATCTGTTCGTTCTTCCCGGAAACGCGTAATCCTCGCGCTGAGCACAGGCCTTCTCTTTATCGGTCTCAGCTCGTGGGCTGGGTCAGCGCCAATCATCACGTTACAGCAGTCGGTCCATTTTCCGTCGTCAGACGGCAGCGATGTCACTGTTGACGCCGGAACCTACGAGGTGGATACCCTGGTGGGGTCGCGCCTCAGATTGAACGCGAAGGGCGGTACGCCGCTTTTTCTCGACGCCCGCGCAACGACCCACAGTGAGATGATCGAAGCGCCGCTGGCCGTGACCGTATCGGGAGACGATCCAGATGTCGTTCACGTGGTATTGGTCCTGCCGAACGGTCAAGCGCTGGATGCGGCAGGTTCGATCTCCGGCGCTCGCCCACGCGGGACGGAGTATCCTCTGGCTTCCTCAGCGCAGATCCAATTTGTGGTCACACAAAAAACACCACCCACGCAACCACCCGTACCATATGGGGTCGAGAAAGGACGTGTCCTCCAAGGGCTGGTTTCCCCCCAATTAGGCGACCTGCAACTCTACACACAGCCGCAACCGCCCACTTTCACCGTGATCAGTTACGGGGGAAAATGTCTCGATTTCGGCGCTCCGCCACAAATTGCCGGCGCCCCGGTTTTCATCTACACCTGCAACGGTACAATAGCGCAACACGTCGTGGTGCAAGAGATCAACGCCCGCCACGAGGTCATTCTGCGCGCGGGGACAAAGGTTATCGGCGTCAAGTTATCTGCACCGCCTGCCGTGCTTTCCCGAGCTGTAGACCCGATCGTGCGAGATCATCGCGGTGCCCCTCCGCTATCGTCGCCGCCTCCACCACCATCACTGGTTCTCCCGAATACTGGGGCCATTCTGCAGGGTCAACGAAGCAACGCCCAACTTGCTGCGCCGCCATTCGTGATGATGACGCCCGTGGCTGAGCCGAGTATGGCAGGCAATCTGCTGCTCGAATTGCAGGATGATGTGAGTCGCCAAGGGGGGCGAATGGAGGTGACTGCGCTCTCAGGCTCGGCCTCGGGGCAGATCTTTGTGCTGGATGGAGACAGTATTATCTTAGCGGCGGATCGTACTCGTGTGGTGAAGGTGCTAAACAACCGCGGCACAAACCGAACCCCTCTCGTGCTGGGTTCACGAAATCTTGCAGATAACGAGTTCTGGACCGTTGTGGCCACCGACAAGAGCAACCGGAAACCCACCAGCGGTTTTGTGCGCGTGCCGCAGGAAATGAATTTTGGAAGGGCCTTGGAACAAGCACATTGGGGCACCGTCATTGAAATTGCGTCAGGCACATCGATCGAGTTGAGAGACTACCCCAATCCCTATAATCCGGCTCTGGACTATGCCCATGTCCACATTGGGGGTGGCATAACGATTCGCGGCGATCGGCGTGGCACCCTCTTGGGGCCGGAACTGTCGATGCGGAACGTCACGAAGGGGGCGATGATCGCCATTGAAGGCCCTGATGTACGTATCACTGGACTACGGTTGCGTGGACCAAGCCGGGACACAGACATTGATCAAACCCCCGTCTGGGGAATTGGTACTGAGCAAGACCATCTCCAGGCCAGGGTGATCATCGATCATAACGACATCTCGGACTGGCCGGGCGCAGCGATGACTGTCTCGGGGGCTGCAGAGCCGGGGATCTGTACAGACATGGGGGATCCCAGGGGTTCACGTCCCAATAACCTCCGCGTAGCGCGCAATTTCATTCACCATAACCAAAAGCAGGAGGCTGGATATGGTGTTCGGGCGGAGATGAACTCGTTCCCGCTGATCGAGGGCAACACCTTCGTCTCTAACCGCCACGCCATCAAGGCTTCTGGATGGGGATGCACCAGCTACCTTGCCTGGAACAACCTTGTACTCTGGGCGGCGCCGACGCAGACAAAAGTCTTGGTCGCAAGATGGACAGCCCATGACTTTGATGTGCACGGAACTGGTGGCAACGGGTTTGGTGGCCGCGCAGGGCAGTACTTCGAGATTGCAGGGAATACGTTCCTGGGCACCCAATACAAACATGAAAATTTCGACCTTCGAGGTGAACCGAATTACCGAGTCGAGTTTCATCACAACGTGTCGCTCAGAAGCCGAGAAGACGCCGTGGTCTGCAGTGATTGCGGGGCAAAGAATAAATTCTTCGTATACGACAACAATCAGTTCAATACGAATCCAAATCCGACGACTCGCCTAGGCGTGGGTGATTTCGACGGCGATGGAACGGACGATGTCTTCCTCGCCACTGGGTCGGCATGGTACTACGCCCCTGCCGGCAATGCCGAGTGGCGTTTCCTCAACGCCCAGACGGACGGGATCGGCACTCTTCTATTCGGAGATTTCGACGGCGACGGACGTACGGACGTCTTCACGCAGCATGGGCGCGAATGGCTCGTCTCCTGGGGTGGGGCCTCGCTATGGGAAAAGATCAACGAAAGCAATCCTGCACTGAGCGAGTTCCGCGTCGGCGATTTCATCGGCGATAAGCGTGCCGATATCTTTTATGCCGACGGGCAGCGCTGGTGGATCTCCGATGGCGGCGTTGGTCCGTTCGTCAATACGCAGGATTCAAGCAAACGAACCGCTGATCTCGGGTTTGGGGATTTCAACGGCGATGGCAAGACGGATGTTGTGGGCGTCGAGAGCGGCAAGTGGAAGGTCTCGTTGAACGCCACTGGACCTTGGGATGGATTTCCGTTGCGCTCGGCGCTGACGAAGACCATGGCAGGTTTGATCATCGCCGACTTCAACGGAAACGGCCGCGCCGATGTGGCCACGGCGTATGGGAAAAGTATTTCCTACGATGGCCGGAGAGATTGGACGGATCTCCCGTCGCGTCCGGGGATGTTTGCGGCAGTCGGTCGCTTTGATGCGAACCCCGGCGTAGACATTTTGTTCTACTCGGCCAACGGCAACTACCTTGGCATTCAATCCTCAGGCGTCGGCGCGGCCGTTCGGCACAGCCGCCAGGACATGCGCTGA
- a CDS encoding FecR family protein, which translates to MTKTTATGTAILTLSFNLIFTVLASAQGAPVGTATNAIGELVIVRTDGVQQRLQGKGNVPLYEGDVLKTDGSSQAMIEFVDGVTVALNENTNFKLLSRWEKDMPVVRILRLKQGEVWAKTNGGPKRFEVETPVATAAVKETEFNLKVQDDGQSILTVIEGVVSFGTPFGTCPIRTDTISYGVRGKKCTKPAATDAKTAKSWTDALRTTGK; encoded by the coding sequence ATGACAAAAACAACAGCAACAGGCACAGCCATTCTTACCCTCAGCTTCAACCTCATCTTCACGGTGCTTGCCTCCGCCCAGGGCGCGCCGGTCGGCACCGCCACAAATGCCATCGGTGAACTCGTCATCGTGCGCACCGACGGCGTGCAGCAACGGTTACAGGGGAAAGGCAACGTCCCGCTCTATGAGGGCGACGTCCTCAAGACCGATGGCAGCAGTCAGGCCATGATCGAATTTGTCGATGGCGTGACCGTGGCACTCAACGAAAATACGAACTTCAAGCTCCTGTCCCGTTGGGAAAAGGATATGCCCGTCGTCCGAATCCTCCGTTTGAAGCAAGGCGAAGTCTGGGCCAAGACCAATGGCGGCCCCAAGCGTTTTGAAGTGGAAACGCCGGTGGCCACCGCGGCAGTGAAAGAAACTGAATTCAACCTAAAAGTCCAGGATGACGGACAGAGCATTCTCACCGTGATTGAAGGTGTCGTGTCCTTTGGCACCCCATTCGGCACCTGCCCGATCAGGACCGACACGATCAGCTATGGCGTGCGCGGGAAGAAATGTACTAAGCCTGCGGCGACAGATGCCAAGACCGCCAAGTCCTGGACAGATGCGTTACGGACGACTGGAAAGTGA
- a CDS encoding PAN domain-containing protein: MARVARWTFCLLLPVLLSACATRGGSTADTTPGLSGTSTSIQLDKTVHFTAPDGAPVLAAQDEYLVEQTADAQLQLVPDKGGSPLLLAADIGTHDLEVSAPFPLILALNDDARDVVLLMPDGTALDARGSLSGLRTRDIVRARRHYQLAYQLDQATGQVQFGDGVAGQRPPGNQSRGASNYRLGAGAIGNIGATSTEGAELSMIELQSALSNRATALALATNIAAAQSESFHLEYNMNRPGNDYGQRTTVSPEACRAICSADGACQAFTFVKPPFGVSAGQCYLKQAVPAQTANPCCVSAKRKSAAQEISGNIGR, from the coding sequence ATGGCGCGAGTAGCGAGGTGGACCTTTTGTTTGCTGCTGCCGGTCTTGTTGTCAGCTTGCGCGACACGAGGAGGGAGTACCGCTGACACAACACCAGGTCTCTCGGGCACCTCTACGTCCATTCAACTCGACAAGACCGTGCACTTTACCGCTCCGGACGGCGCACCAGTTCTTGCTGCGCAGGATGAGTACCTAGTCGAGCAGACAGCGGATGCGCAGCTTCAGCTTGTACCAGACAAGGGCGGATCGCCGTTGCTCCTCGCGGCAGACATCGGCACCCATGACCTCGAGGTATCTGCGCCCTTTCCACTCATTCTTGCCCTGAACGACGATGCGCGTGACGTGGTGCTCCTCATGCCCGACGGTACGGCATTAGACGCACGAGGTTCACTGAGTGGCCTGCGAACACGCGACATTGTGAGGGCACGACGCCACTATCAATTAGCCTATCAACTCGATCAGGCAACCGGTCAGGTGCAATTCGGCGACGGCGTCGCTGGACAGCGGCCCCCGGGCAACCAATCGCGAGGGGCGTCCAACTATCGCCTTGGGGCAGGGGCAATCGGCAACATCGGCGCAACTTCTACAGAGGGCGCTGAACTCTCGATGATTGAGCTGCAATCGGCCCTTTCTAATCGCGCAACAGCACTGGCCCTTGCCACCAACATTGCCGCCGCGCAGAGCGAATCGTTCCATCTTGAATACAACATGAATCGCCCTGGAAACGACTACGGGCAGCGGACTACGGTCAGCCCGGAAGCCTGTCGAGCGATCTGTTCGGCTGACGGCGCCTGTCAGGCCTTTACCTTTGTAAAACCACCATTCGGCGTCTCGGCTGGACAATGTTATCTCAAGCAAGCGGTGCCGGCTCAGACGGCAAACCCCTGCTGCGTTTCTGCCAAGCGAAAGAGTGCAGCACAGGAAATCAGTGGAAATATTGGCAGATAG
- a CDS encoding transglycosylase SLT domain-containing protein, with the protein MPSSELLIGGALALGLGYLWFRGGEAAAAEVQGPQLPQDQQPPQATTYDPRFLSRPQQMVADKILVASEEASINPAFMLALAVTESSLRPTVVGDDGVSFGLFQIQLGTARDHRRDVTRDDLLSTDMNISIAMQEMRRLMRVYPGFPLGDYAEAWTLGGRGRFVLGRRNLTKLTRMHQAISDLKLDLLLSEVAT; encoded by the coding sequence TTGCCTTCAAGTGAACTGCTCATAGGCGGAGCACTGGCGCTGGGTCTCGGCTATCTCTGGTTCAGGGGTGGAGAGGCTGCGGCGGCGGAAGTGCAAGGGCCACAGTTACCCCAGGATCAACAACCGCCACAAGCCACGACCTACGACCCTCGTTTTCTGTCTCGGCCTCAACAGATGGTCGCAGACAAGATCCTCGTCGCCTCTGAAGAGGCCAGCATCAACCCCGCGTTCATGCTGGCCCTCGCGGTGACGGAATCGAGCCTCCGGCCTACGGTGGTGGGTGATGACGGGGTGAGTTTCGGACTCTTTCAAATCCAGCTCGGCACGGCGAGGGATCATCGACGCGATGTCACGCGGGACGACCTCCTCTCGACCGATATGAATATCTCAATCGCCATGCAGGAAATGCGGCGGCTTATGCGAGTCTATCCCGGCTTTCCGTTGGGCGACTACGCCGAAGCCTGGACCTTGGGCGGGCGCGGGCGCTTCGTGCTCGGCAGACGGAATCTGACCAAGCTGACACGGATGCACCAAGCAATTTCAGACCTGAAGCTTGACCTTTTACTAAGTGAGGTGGCGACGTGA
- a CDS encoding tail fiber protein: MKRLETKFLLALLLPFTLILGGGIWGGTAQHTHRSADQGGVISWIPTGFIGCYAGTTPPTNTLETYGQLVSRVTYPNLFSQIGTTYGAGDGVTTFGLPDTRGRVMVSLDNLGGSSANRITAAAADTLGGSGGTEIMSIAQMPSHNHPSTQYTNTVGAGANYRTYGTAANTLATDPITNAAESEGGGQPFNPPFLALKCVIGT; this comes from the coding sequence ATGAAACGACTCGAAACAAAATTCCTTCTTGCGCTCTTGCTCCCCTTCACCCTCATCTTGGGCGGCGGCATCTGGGGCGGCACGGCGCAGCATACACACCGAAGCGCCGATCAAGGCGGCGTCATTTCCTGGATTCCCACCGGCTTTATCGGCTGTTACGCCGGAACGACTCCCCCAACGAACACCCTTGAGACCTATGGGCAACTAGTATCGAGAGTCACCTACCCCAACCTGTTTTCGCAAATCGGCACCACATATGGCGCTGGTGATGGTGTCACAACCTTCGGCCTTCCAGACACGCGGGGCCGCGTGATGGTGAGCCTCGATAACCTCGGCGGGAGTTCGGCTAATCGCATCACAGCAGCGGCGGCGGATACCTTGGGCGGATCGGGCGGAACGGAAATCATGAGCATTGCTCAAATGCCCTCACACAACCATCCAAGCACGCAGTACACCAACACAGTAGGAGCCGGGGCAAACTATAGAACCTACGGCACGGCGGCCAATACTCTTGCTACAGACCCAATCACGAACGCAGCTGAAAGCGAAGGCGGCGGGCAACCCTTCAACCCTCCATTCCTGGCCCTTAAGTGCGTGATCGGAACCTAG
- a CDS encoding Vps62-related protein: MDLQPLTSRRLGIAAVLALCVAMPGMLWAQGETGGIEQTAPDQGITTRALAGTVDMVLGAYQHNPVQNDWHIGSIVQDSTGLRWTNKAGVSWRLEPDLANQRLLTGPDNPYYAQGLREFKLIINNGQITGFTFAGGSYLRISPQLQTAPHVLVDPPVSPREGLMTPVQGVDVTKFWSTENLSSCKKEVRVQKKKPQCAKPSLVTGDFNGDGQKEVIELWANGNYLAMTVYGIQKGGVLEELWSTPRVSGDGPGAIAWLVGDLNGDGRDEVIQPWANDRTLGMIVYGATGSGHDMTRLWGTSNLQNMRVEAHNWIIADIRGDGFDEIIQVVSFPNERQAKLDLGAITYKTRYPSVPPQTDNDKQLLLRDYAPLVWLAQGETYFPSSVEWAFPYLERFRNSDGNYWLKTKTPLRSPSDNSLPLFQGDKNLNQVPVYAFAVEKGEFLDLIYFTFYPYNRGKEVLNTKWGNHVGDWEHITVRLAWLLNSRTKQWSLEPLGMYLSAHNFGGAYPWGDVIKADNLGNESSQGTHPIVYSAWGSHGFWTRAGSHNYEISLTDETSQGTRWPTWNNVRTYDYAAKKGLGGLSWPGWMSTDYQNPGAGNPADPAAGAIYRWGNPESGMCVGECRLNDGPTGPAAKGVWGREVFK; encoded by the coding sequence ATGGACCTTCAGCCTTTGACCAGCCGACGCCTGGGTATAGCCGCGGTTCTGGCTCTGTGTGTGGCAATGCCGGGGATGCTATGGGCTCAGGGAGAGACTGGGGGGATTGAGCAGACCGCTCCAGACCAAGGCATCACGACGCGTGCACTAGCGGGAACGGTGGACATGGTGCTTGGGGCTTACCAGCACAATCCGGTGCAGAACGACTGGCATATTGGCTCGATCGTGCAAGACAGCACCGGACTGCGCTGGACCAACAAAGCTGGGGTCAGCTGGCGCTTGGAACCGGATCTCGCCAACCAGCGGCTGTTGACCGGTCCCGATAATCCCTACTACGCGCAGGGGTTACGGGAGTTTAAGCTGATCATCAACAATGGCCAGATTACGGGCTTCACATTTGCGGGAGGATCCTATCTTCGAATCTCTCCCCAACTCCAAACTGCCCCCCACGTTTTAGTAGATCCTCCTGTTTCTCCCAGAGAAGGGCTTATGACTCCTGTCCAAGGGGTCGATGTCACCAAATTCTGGAGCACCGAGAACCTAAGTTCTTGCAAGAAAGAGGTGCGGGTACAGAAGAAGAAACCTCAATGCGCGAAACCCTCTTTGGTGACGGGCGATTTCAACGGCGATGGCCAGAAAGAGGTGATTGAACTATGGGCCAATGGCAATTACCTCGCCATGACTGTCTATGGGATCCAAAAGGGTGGGGTTTTAGAGGAACTCTGGTCGACCCCTCGCGTGTCAGGGGACGGCCCGGGCGCGATCGCCTGGCTGGTCGGCGATCTCAACGGTGATGGTCGGGATGAAGTGATCCAGCCTTGGGCCAACGACCGCACCCTTGGAATGATCGTTTATGGCGCAACCGGATCAGGCCATGACATGACGAGGCTTTGGGGCACAAGTAACTTGCAGAATATGCGCGTTGAGGCCCACAATTGGATTATTGCTGATATCCGAGGTGATGGTTTTGACGAGATCATTCAGGTTGTGTCCTTCCCCAACGAACGCCAAGCAAAATTAGATCTTGGCGCAATTACCTACAAAACACGATACCCCAGCGTCCCCCCCCAAACGGATAATGACAAGCAGTTGCTCCTGAGGGACTATGCTCCACTCGTTTGGCTTGCACAAGGGGAGACATACTTTCCATCATCCGTTGAATGGGCCTTTCCTTATCTTGAACGCTTTAGAAATTCCGATGGCAACTATTGGCTGAAAACAAAGACTCCTCTAAGGAGTCCATCCGACAACAGTCTCCCACTTTTTCAGGGGGACAAAAATCTCAACCAGGTACCTGTATATGCGTTCGCAGTCGAGAAAGGAGAGTTCCTCGACCTCATATACTTTACTTTTTACCCCTATAATCGGGGCAAGGAAGTGCTCAATACAAAGTGGGGCAACCATGTCGGCGACTGGGAACATATTACGGTGCGTCTTGCGTGGCTTCTCAATTCGCGAACGAAACAATGGTCGCTGGAACCACTTGGGATGTACCTTTCAGCGCACAACTTTGGCGGCGCTTACCCGTGGGGCGATGTCATCAAGGCCGATAACCTGGGAAACGAGTCGAGTCAAGGGACACACCCCATCGTATATTCTGCATGGGGATCCCATGGCTTCTGGACTCGGGCTGGCTCTCACAATTACGAAATCTCCCTTACCGATGAAACCAGTCAGGGCACGAGATGGCCGACGTGGAACAACGTGCGCACGTACGACTATGCAGCGAAGAAGGGGCTAGGAGGTCTTTCTTGGCCTGGCTGGATGAGTACAGATTACCAGAATCCAGGGGCAGGTAATCCCGCCGACCCGGCGGCAGGGGCAATCTATCGCTGGGGCAATCCGGAAAGCGGAATGTGCGTTGGAGAATGCCGATTGAATGACGGTCCCACCGGTCCCGCTGCCAAAGGGGTGTGGGGTCGAGAGGTGTTTAAATGA